The following coding sequences lie in one Arachis stenosperma cultivar V10309 chromosome 5, arast.V10309.gnm1.PFL2, whole genome shotgun sequence genomic window:
- the LOC130982821 gene encoding uncharacterized protein LOC130982821, with the protein MNSVLACFNWRTIVTPEYGDEEEKEVVEPLKAVYRDELTIKKAPPVPCKAPKKSVRFADEEEGEGEGIRVKVKMTKEEANRLLSKCKEGGLLDFKDVARELVNIPIHRVTVLSIPQQQ; encoded by the coding sequence ATGAACAGCGTGCTTGCTTGTTTCAACTGGAGAACTATAGTAACCCCGGAATATGgggatgaagaagaaaaagaagtagtAGAACCACTGAAAGCGGTATATAGAGATGAGTTAACAATAAAGAAAGCTCCTCCAGTGCCATGCAAGGCTCCCAAGAAAAGTGTTCGCTTTGcagatgaagaagaaggagaaggagaagggaTAAGAGTGAAGGTAAAGATGACAAAGGAAGAAGCCAATCGATTGTTATCAAAGTGCAAAGAAGGAGGCCTTCTTGATTTCAAAGACGTTGCTCGTGAGCTTGTGAATATCCCTATACACCGAGTTACTGTTCTCTCCATTCCTCAACAACAATAA